A window from Agrobacterium tumefaciens encodes these proteins:
- a CDS encoding CobW family GTP-binding protein, giving the protein MTRKKVVERKEGMADQTPVKTVPVTLLTGFLGAGKTTLLNELLAEPAMGDAAVIVNEFGSVPIDHGLVRTGSERYFQTTTGCICCTATSDIRTSLYELHQAFLEGVTPGISRVVIETTGLADPAPIINSLIAGGTPALGLRDHIVARHFHLSGVVTVFDVISGRAMLDSFVEGWKQLAFADHIALTKTDLTDAAAIDHESLTDLNPAARLHDRNAAGFDLMSLFATKNYSLRGKTDDVPGWLAADRLGLHAGHDHDIDRHGAGVEAFDLTFEGALDPQAIVTFLELVTSNVHSGLLRLKGIFGATDDPARPVVAHAVQHRLYPLTRLDGWPDGDRSTRIVMIGMDMPQQPIRDLFNTLAAQAGRKGRA; this is encoded by the coding sequence ATGACGCGAAAGAAGGTGGTTGAACGCAAAGAGGGTATGGCAGACCAGACACCTGTTAAGACGGTGCCCGTCACCTTGCTCACCGGCTTTCTCGGTGCCGGCAAGACCACCTTGTTGAACGAGCTTCTGGCCGAGCCTGCCATGGGCGATGCGGCGGTCATCGTCAATGAATTCGGCTCGGTCCCTATCGATCACGGTCTGGTTCGAACGGGTTCGGAGCGTTATTTCCAGACCACGACGGGCTGCATCTGCTGTACCGCCACCAGCGATATCCGCACCTCGCTATACGAGTTGCATCAGGCTTTTCTCGAAGGTGTGACGCCGGGAATATCGCGTGTCGTCATCGAGACCACCGGTCTTGCCGATCCCGCACCTATTATCAACAGCCTGATTGCCGGCGGCACGCCGGCGCTTGGTCTGCGCGACCATATCGTTGCCCGGCACTTTCATCTTTCGGGCGTGGTCACAGTTTTTGATGTCATCTCGGGCCGGGCGATGCTCGACAGTTTCGTTGAGGGCTGGAAACAGCTGGCCTTTGCGGACCATATCGCCCTCACCAAAACCGATCTTACCGATGCGGCGGCAATCGATCACGAGAGCCTCACCGATCTCAACCCCGCCGCCCGCCTGCATGACCGCAATGCGGCCGGTTTCGATCTCATGTCGCTTTTTGCAACGAAGAACTATTCGCTGCGCGGCAAGACGGATGACGTGCCGGGATGGCTGGCGGCCGACAGGCTGGGTCTCCATGCCGGTCATGATCACGATATCGACCGCCATGGCGCCGGGGTGGAGGCCTTCGATCTCACCTTCGAGGGCGCGCTCGATCCGCAGGCGATCGTCACCTTTCTCGAACTTGTTACCAGCAACGTGCATTCCGGCCTGCTGCGGCTCAAGGGAATTTTCGGCGCGACTGACGACCCGGCGCGGCCGGTTGTCGCCCATGCCGTGCAGCACCGGCTTTATCCCTTGACCCGGCTGGATGGCTGGCCGGATGGAGACCGTTCAACACGCATCGTCATGATCGGCATGGATATGCCGCAGCAGCCGATCCGCGATCTCTTCAACACATTGGCCGCGCAGGCGGGGCGAAAGGGCAGGGCATGA
- a CDS encoding YqaA family protein: MADLAVYAGLFLTAFIAATILPMQSEAALAGLILLKSQPVWLLVAVASVGNVAGSFANWLLGRGIERFRHERWFPVGEAALQRAQNWYRRYGKWSLLLSWAPLIGDPLTVAAGIMKEPLPVFLLLVTIAKVGRYVVLALVTLNFL; encoded by the coding sequence ATGGCCGATCTGGCGGTATATGCGGGTTTGTTTCTGACGGCGTTCATCGCGGCGACCATCCTGCCCATGCAGTCGGAAGCGGCGCTTGCCGGTCTCATCCTTCTGAAATCCCAGCCTGTCTGGCTGCTGGTCGCGGTAGCCAGCGTTGGCAATGTCGCCGGCTCATTCGCCAACTGGCTGCTCGGCCGTGGCATCGAGCGTTTCCGCCATGAACGCTGGTTTCCCGTCGGGGAGGCTGCGCTGCAACGGGCACAGAACTGGTACAGGCGTTACGGCAAATGGTCGCTTCTTCTCAGCTGGGCGCCGCTGATCGGTGACCCGCTGACAGTTGCAGCCGGGATCATGAAGGAACCGCTTCCGGTGTTTCTGCTGCTGGTCACCATTGCCAAGGTCGGAAGATACGTCGTGCTGGCGCTGGTGACGCTGAATTTTCTTTGA
- the zigA gene encoding zinc metallochaperone GTPase ZigA: protein MLKKLPVTVLSGFLGAGKTTLLNHILANRDGLRVALIVNDMSEINIDAALVRDGGANLSRTEEQLVEMTNGCICCTLRDDLLTEVRALAEQGRFDYLLIESTGIAEPLPVAATFDFRDENGRSLSDVARLDTMVTVVDAANLLKDYGSSDFLADRGETAGDGDNRTIVDLLVEQIEFADVVVLNKIGSATPEERDAARKIIVGLNPDAKLIEADFGKVELKEVLGTGRFDFARAEEHPLWFKELHGFKDHIPETEEYGIRSFVYRAKKPFDPVLFQRFIDRAWPGVVRAKGFFWLATRPRYVGEISQAGALVRTGKMGLWWSAVPREQWPREKQFLDMMQPHLDPVFGDRRQEIVFIGSDPMSEARIRAQLDACLIDTEAFTPDAWRHLPDPFASWDRQAA from the coding sequence ATGTTGAAAAAACTACCTGTCACCGTGCTTTCCGGCTTTCTCGGCGCCGGCAAGACTACGCTTCTCAACCACATTCTCGCCAACCGCGATGGGCTGCGCGTGGCGCTGATCGTCAACGATATGAGCGAGATCAATATTGATGCGGCGCTGGTGCGCGATGGCGGCGCCAATCTTTCCCGCACCGAGGAACAGCTGGTGGAAATGACCAATGGCTGCATCTGTTGCACCTTGCGCGACGACCTTCTGACCGAGGTGCGCGCGCTCGCCGAACAGGGTCGTTTCGATTATCTGCTGATTGAATCCACCGGCATCGCCGAGCCGCTCCCTGTGGCCGCTACCTTCGATTTCCGCGATGAGAATGGCCGCAGCCTGTCGGATGTCGCGCGGCTGGATACGATGGTGACGGTGGTGGATGCCGCCAATCTTCTCAAGGACTACGGCTCGTCCGATTTTCTGGCCGACCGGGGCGAAACGGCAGGCGATGGCGACAACCGCACCATCGTCGACCTTCTGGTCGAACAGATCGAATTTGCCGACGTGGTCGTCCTCAACAAGATCGGCTCCGCCACGCCGGAGGAACGGGATGCGGCCCGCAAGATCATCGTCGGGCTGAACCCGGATGCAAAACTCATCGAGGCCGATTTCGGCAAGGTGGAACTGAAGGAGGTGCTTGGCACCGGCCGCTTCGATTTCGCCAGAGCCGAAGAACACCCGCTGTGGTTCAAGGAGTTGCACGGCTTTAAGGACCACATTCCCGAAACCGAGGAATATGGCATCCGCTCCTTCGTTTACCGCGCCAAAAAGCCATTTGACCCCGTGCTGTTCCAGCGTTTCATCGATCGTGCCTGGCCGGGGGTGGTGCGCGCCAAGGGTTTCTTCTGGCTGGCGACACGGCCGCGTTATGTCGGTGAGATCAGCCAGGCGGGCGCCCTGGTCCGCACCGGCAAAATGGGCCTCTGGTGGTCCGCCGTGCCGAGGGAGCAATGGCCGCGCGAAAAGCAGTTCCTCGATATGATGCAGCCCCATCTCGACCCGGTCTTCGGCGACCGTCGGCAGGAAATCGTCTTCATCGGTTCCGACCCGATGAGCGAGGCCCGCATCCGGGCGCAGCTGGACGCGTGCCTGATCGACACCGAAGCCTTCACGCCGGATGCCTGGCGGCATCTGCCGGACCCCTTTGCCAGCTGGGACCGACAAGCGGCCTGA
- the aztA gene encoding zinc ABC transporter ATP-binding protein AztA, with protein sequence MSDPCLTFTNLTLGYAGRAAVHHLDGAIARGSLTAVVGANGSGKSTLMKGIAGILEPLGGECRISSGISVAYLPQQSELDRSFPAQVRDLVALGLWPKRGLLGRYRSEDKAAMGRVMEAVGLSGFEKRNIDSLSGGQMQRALFARAMLQDAQLILLDEPFNAVDERTVTDLLVLIKAWVAEGRTVLAVLHDHQLVRQHFPQTLFLARRLVGLGATADVLKAENMQQARHFHEAWAENAPWCGPGDAPMAGVLNADPRAASSHPHVHSHASSNAHG encoded by the coding sequence ATGAGCGATCCGTGCCTCACCTTCACCAATCTAACGCTTGGATATGCCGGCCGCGCGGCCGTGCACCATCTGGATGGCGCTATTGCCAGGGGATCGCTGACTGCGGTGGTCGGCGCCAATGGCTCGGGAAAATCGACGCTGATGAAGGGCATTGCCGGCATTTTAGAGCCCCTTGGCGGTGAATGCCGGATCAGTTCAGGCATTTCCGTCGCTTATCTGCCGCAGCAGTCGGAACTCGACCGGTCGTTCCCTGCTCAGGTGCGTGATCTCGTTGCTCTCGGTCTATGGCCGAAACGCGGCCTGCTCGGTCGCTATCGTTCCGAGGACAAGGCGGCAATGGGCCGGGTGATGGAGGCGGTCGGGCTTTCCGGCTTTGAAAAGCGCAATATCGACTCGCTCTCCGGCGGCCAGATGCAGCGCGCTTTGTTTGCCCGCGCCATGTTGCAGGATGCGCAGCTTATCCTGCTGGATGAACCCTTCAACGCCGTCGATGAGCGCACGGTCACCGATCTTCTGGTGCTGATCAAGGCCTGGGTTGCGGAAGGGCGCACGGTTCTCGCCGTCCTGCATGACCATCAGCTGGTGCGGCAGCATTTTCCACAGACCCTGTTCCTTGCCCGCAGGCTGGTTGGACTGGGGGCTACAGCCGATGTTCTCAAGGCGGAAAACATGCAGCAGGCGCGGCATTTCCACGAGGCATGGGCGGAAAATGCGCCGTGGTGCGGGCCGGGCGATGCGCCGATGGCCGGTGTGCTCAATGCAGACCCACGAGCGGCATCATCCCATCCTCACGTCCACTCACACGCAAGTTCGAATGCCCATGGCTGA
- the aztB gene encoding zinc ABC transporter permease AztB yields the protein MAEIFIEPFLQYVFMQRALAGALILAISCGPVGVFLMLRRMSLTGDAMAHAILPGAAVGFLFYGLEILPMTIGGLVVGLVVALGAGAVSRFTVQKEDASLAALYLISLALGVLLVSWRGSSVDLMHVLFGTVLALNNEALGLIGGICAVTLLVMITFWRALLAECLDPLFLRSVSNWGSPVHFLFLAIVVLNLVGGFQALGTLLSVGLMMLPAAASRFWSNRVAPMCFISIGIGMVSCFAGLLLSYHASLPSGPAIILSAGVIYALSILVGTRGLLGDLLGSGRHRTA from the coding sequence ATGGCTGAAATCTTCATCGAACCCTTCCTTCAATATGTCTTCATGCAGCGGGCCCTTGCCGGCGCGTTGATCCTCGCCATCAGCTGCGGGCCCGTCGGGGTGTTCTTGATGCTGCGCCGCATGAGCCTCACGGGCGACGCCATGGCGCACGCCATCCTGCCGGGCGCGGCGGTCGGATTTCTGTTTTACGGGCTGGAAATCCTGCCGATGACCATTGGCGGGCTGGTTGTCGGCCTTGTGGTGGCGCTCGGTGCCGGTGCGGTATCGCGTTTCACCGTCCAGAAGGAAGACGCTTCGCTTGCCGCCCTTTATCTGATTTCACTGGCGCTCGGTGTGCTGCTCGTCTCCTGGCGCGGCTCCAGCGTCGATCTCATGCATGTGCTGTTCGGCACGGTGCTGGCGCTGAACAACGAGGCGCTCGGCCTGATCGGCGGCATCTGCGCCGTGACGCTTCTGGTGATGATCACTTTCTGGCGGGCGCTTCTGGCGGAGTGCCTCGATCCTCTGTTCCTGCGCTCGGTCAGCAACTGGGGCAGCCCGGTGCATTTCCTCTTCCTCGCCATTGTCGTGCTCAATCTGGTTGGCGGTTTTCAGGCGCTTGGCACGCTGCTTTCGGTGGGCCTGATGATGCTGCCCGCCGCCGCCAGCCGCTTCTGGTCCAACCGTGTGGCACCCATGTGCTTCATCTCGATCGGTATCGGCATGGTCTCCTGCTTTGCGGGCCTCCTCCTGTCCTATCACGCGTCGCTGCCCTCAGGCCCGGCGATCATCCTTTCCGCGGGCGTCATCTACGCGCTCTCCATTCTCGTCGGCACGCGCGGCTTGCTCGGCGATCTTCTCGGTTCCGGCCGTCACAGAACGGCCTGA
- the aztC gene encoding zinc ABC transporter substrate-binding protein AztC, with amino-acid sequence MFKTFRLATCASLLTLSPVLMAQASAAELKVVASFSIIADFAKNVGGDRVEITTLVGPDGDAHVYEPRPADAVAVSKADVVLVNGLEFEGFLKRLIDTSGTKAPVVELTKGVEPLKLSDEPAGHAHPEAEEEGHDHKAEEAGHKHETAEAHDHDHEGHHHGEYDPHAWQSINNAEIYVKNIAGAFCEVDKAGCATYTANSEAYIGKLAALNEKVKTEIAAIPPEKRVIITSHDAFGYFEHAYGLNFLAPEGISTESEASAADVAKLVDQVKHDKASAIFVENITDKRLIDQIASETGLKVGGTFYSDALSTADGPAATYIDMVNHNMQTITAAVLGQ; translated from the coding sequence ATGTTCAAAACCTTCCGTCTTGCCACCTGCGCAAGCCTTCTTACCCTCTCGCCGGTCCTGATGGCGCAGGCTTCGGCTGCCGAACTCAAGGTCGTGGCCAGCTTCTCGATCATCGCCGATTTCGCCAAAAATGTCGGCGGCGACCGCGTCGAGATCACGACGCTCGTCGGGCCGGATGGCGACGCGCATGTCTATGAACCGCGCCCGGCCGACGCCGTCGCCGTCAGCAAGGCGGATGTCGTGCTGGTGAATGGCCTGGAATTCGAAGGCTTCCTGAAGCGGTTGATCGACACCAGCGGCACCAAGGCCCCCGTCGTTGAACTGACCAAGGGTGTGGAGCCGCTCAAGCTTTCCGACGAGCCGGCCGGTCACGCCCATCCGGAAGCTGAAGAAGAAGGCCATGACCATAAGGCCGAAGAAGCCGGCCACAAACACGAGACGGCCGAAGCCCATGATCACGATCACGAGGGACATCATCACGGCGAATACGATCCGCACGCCTGGCAGTCGATCAACAACGCCGAAATCTACGTGAAGAACATCGCCGGTGCATTTTGCGAGGTCGACAAGGCCGGTTGCGCCACCTACACCGCCAATTCCGAGGCCTACATCGGCAAGCTCGCTGCCCTGAACGAGAAGGTGAAGACGGAGATCGCCGCCATTCCGCCGGAGAAGCGCGTCATCATCACCTCGCATGACGCCTTCGGTTATTTCGAGCACGCCTATGGGCTCAACTTCCTCGCGCCCGAGGGTATCTCGACGGAATCCGAAGCCTCGGCGGCAGATGTCGCCAAGCTGGTGGATCAGGTGAAGCACGACAAGGCTTCGGCCATTTTCGTCGAAAACATCACCGACAAGCGGCTGATCGATCAGATCGCCAGCGAAACCGGTCTTAAGGTCGGTGGCACGTTCTATTCCGATGCGCTTTCCACCGCCGACGGCCCGGCTGCGACCTATATCGATATGGTCAACCACAATATGCAGACGATTACGGCCGCTGTTCTCGGTCAGTAA
- a CDS encoding ribonuclease H family protein — MSDALHIFTDGSFDEASRSGGWAFVVHEEGHQVHHASGKAVGTSNNSFEVLAVLNAMSWVAAEAPTREVTLWTDAVHVIEGCRRYRAIWRNNGWKRITPNQRTRRRPIPDREIWQQLDKLLERHPHVAVEWCKGHSGLAGNEHADALARGIAHAMAT; from the coding sequence ATGTCCGATGCGCTTCACATCTTCACCGACGGCTCCTTCGACGAAGCCTCCAGATCCGGAGGATGGGCATTCGTCGTTCATGAAGAAGGCCACCAGGTCCATCACGCTTCGGGCAAGGCGGTTGGCACATCGAACAATAGTTTCGAGGTCCTCGCCGTCCTCAACGCCATGTCCTGGGTCGCCGCCGAAGCGCCCACGCGTGAAGTCACGCTCTGGACGGACGCCGTCCATGTGATTGAGGGTTGCCGCCGTTATAGGGCGATCTGGCGCAACAACGGCTGGAAGCGGATCACGCCCAACCAGCGCACCCGCCGAAGACCGATCCCCGATAGGGAAATCTGGCAGCAGCTCGACAAGCTGCTCGAGCGGCATCCCCATGTGGCCGTGGAATGGTGCAAAGGGCATTCCGGCTTGGCCGGCAATGAGCATGCCGATGCATTGGCGCGTGGTATCGCCCATGCGATGGCGACTTAA
- a CDS encoding FadR/GntR family transcriptional regulator produces the protein MQPIPPSDRVRQVEAALSDYVERAGLKAGERLPAERELMAALGVGRSTIREVIRKFQALGVIDSRKGSGNYLLKPISAATVHMPISIDAESLRDALLMTLEVRRGIEVEASMAAARRRTADDIATMEARLDEMERVHLAEGTSGKADLAFHLSIYDATHNTLFKQLLEQMREGFERFWSKPFDRPDFAGRSFPFHRTLFNAIAAGDAETAREETLKILAVVEDDIKDMSK, from the coding sequence ATGCAGCCCATTCCGCCGAGCGACCGTGTGCGTCAGGTCGAGGCGGCGCTTTCCGACTATGTCGAAAGGGCAGGGCTGAAGGCCGGGGAGCGGCTGCCGGCCGAGCGGGAGCTGATGGCGGCGCTGGGCGTCGGCCGCTCGACCATTCGCGAGGTCATCCGCAAATTTCAGGCGCTGGGCGTCATCGACAGCCGCAAGGGCAGCGGCAATTATCTGCTGAAGCCGATTTCCGCCGCGACCGTGCATATGCCGATTTCCATCGATGCCGAAAGCCTGCGCGATGCGCTGCTGATGACGCTGGAAGTGCGGCGCGGCATCGAGGTGGAAGCCTCCATGGCGGCTGCGCGCCGCCGCACGGCAGACGATATCGCCACGATGGAAGCGCGGCTTGATGAGATGGAGCGGGTGCATCTGGCCGAGGGAACCTCCGGCAAGGCCGACCTTGCCTTCCATCTGTCGATCTACGACGCCACCCATAATACGCTGTTCAAGCAGCTTCTGGAGCAGATGCGCGAAGGCTTCGAACGCTTCTGGTCGAAGCCGTTCGACCGCCCGGATTTCGCCGGCCGCTCCTTTCCCTTTCACCGCACGCTGTTCAACGCCATCGCCGCCGGTGATGCCGAGACCGCGCGTGAAGAAACACTGAAAATCCTCGCCGTCGTCGAGGATGATATCAAGGACATGTCGAAATGA
- a CDS encoding PLP-dependent transferase — protein MNQGNDLFDPASLIVAHDEAHAFEAVVPPLVQTSLFTFSSYDEMVSTYRGEKVRPVYTRGLNPTVRMFEEMLAKLEGAEDALGFASGMSAISSTVLSFVSPGDRIVAVRHVYPDAFRLFGTFMQRMNVEVVYVDGRDEAAVEKAMPGAKLFYMESPTSWVMEAHDVGALAAIGKRHGAVTVIDNSWASPVFQQPISLGVDLVVHSASKYLGGHSDVVSGVVAGSKAMIDRIRAETYPYLGGKMSPFDAWLLIRGLRTLPLRMKAHQASALEIATRLQALDVVEKVCHPGLANRLPPGLHGTSGLFSFIFREGVDVRAFADRLKLFKLGVSWGGHESLIVPGEVVLEQKAQPNSAHTFGISARSVRLHVGLEGTEALWNDLEPAIKAASAA, from the coding sequence ATGAACCAAGGCAACGATCTCTTCGATCCCGCCTCCCTGATCGTCGCCCATGATGAAGCCCACGCCTTCGAGGCGGTGGTGCCGCCCCTCGTGCAGACCTCGCTTTTCACCTTTTCCAGCTACGATGAAATGGTCTCCACCTATCGCGGCGAAAAGGTGCGGCCGGTTTATACGCGGGGGCTGAACCCGACGGTGCGCATGTTCGAAGAAATGTTGGCCAAGCTCGAAGGTGCGGAAGATGCGCTGGGGTTCGCCAGCGGCATGTCGGCCATTTCCTCCACCGTGCTCTCCTTCGTTTCGCCGGGCGACCGCATTGTCGCGGTGCGCCATGTCTATCCCGATGCCTTCCGCCTGTTCGGCACCTTCATGCAGCGGATGAATGTCGAGGTGGTCTATGTCGATGGTCGTGATGAGGCGGCGGTTGAAAAGGCGATGCCGGGCGCAAAGCTGTTCTACATGGAAAGCCCGACGAGCTGGGTGATGGAAGCCCATGATGTCGGCGCGCTGGCCGCCATTGGCAAGCGTCATGGCGCGGTCACCGTCATCGACAATTCCTGGGCAAGCCCCGTTTTCCAGCAGCCGATCTCGCTTGGCGTCGATCTCGTCGTGCATTCGGCCTCGAAATATCTGGGCGGTCACAGCGATGTGGTCTCCGGCGTGGTGGCCGGTTCCAAGGCGATGATCGACCGCATCCGGGCGGAAACCTATCCCTATCTCGGCGGCAAGATGTCGCCCTTCGATGCCTGGCTGCTCATTCGCGGGCTTCGCACCCTGCCGCTGCGCATGAAGGCGCATCAGGCATCGGCGCTTGAGATCGCAACCCGCCTGCAGGCGCTGGATGTGGTGGAGAAGGTCTGCCATCCGGGGCTGGCGAACCGCCTGCCGCCCGGCCTTCACGGCACCTCGGGCCTGTTTTCCTTCATCTTTAGGGAAGGGGTGGATGTGCGCGCTTTTGCAGACCGCCTCAAGCTTTTCAAACTCGGCGTTTCCTGGGGCGGGCATGAAAGCCTCATCGTTCCCGGAGAAGTGGTGCTTGAACAGAAGGCGCAGCCAAACTCCGCCCATACGTTCGGCATCAGTGCGCGTTCGGTGCGCCTGCATGTCGGACTGGAGGGCACGGAGGCGCTCTGGAACGATCTCGAACCCGCGATCAAGGCGGCGTCTGCCGCCTGA